The stretch of DNA TTGTTCACGGGTTATATGGTGCTAAGATTATGGCGCTGTTATGTCCTCCGAATCCGAAGGAGTTCGACATTGCGGCGGTGATGTCGTGTTGTTCTGCTTTTTGTGGAGCGTTGAAGTCTGCGATTTCGGGTTCTGGGTCTTCGATATTTATCGTGGGGTGTATATTTCCTGTCGTTATAGCTTTTATTGTCGCTATAGCTTCGAAGCCTCCTGCTGCGGCGAGGCCATGTCCTATCATCGACTTCGTGGAATTTATTGTAAGGCTTTTGCGTGCTCCGAAGACGTCTTGCATTGCTTTTATTTCCGCCATATCGCCTGCTTGTGTCGAGGTACCGTGGGTGTTGATATAGTTAACATCTTCGGCGGCAATGCCGGCATCTTCGAGGGTTTTCTTCATACACAGCTTTGCTCCTGAGCCGTCGGGGCATGGGCTTGTCATATGGTATGCATCGCACGAGAAGCTTCCTCCTAGGTATTCCGCGTATATTGTTGCTCCTCGCTGTTGTGCGTGTTCGAGGTTTTCGAGGACGAGGACACCGGCGCCTTCTCCGGCGACGAAGCCATCGCGTCCTTTATCCCATGGACGCGATGCTTTTGTTGGTGCGTCGTTACGTTGTGATAGCGCCTTACACGCCATAAACCCTGCTATTCCCATCGGTGTTATCACTGCTTCGCCGCCACCGCAGAGCATGACGTCTGCATCGCCGTGTCGTATATGGTTTGCTGCTGACGTTATGCAGTAGTTTGCTGTAGCGCATGCTGTCGATATTGAGTAGTTTGGTCCTTTGAAGCCTGTTTCCATAGCGACGAAGGCTCCGCCCATATTTGTGATGATATGTGGCACGAAGAACGGCGACAAGCGGCGGCATCCTTTATTTACGACGGTTTCAACGCCTTTTTCGAACGACTTCATCCCTCCCATTCCTGATCCTATTATTACTCCGCATCGTGTTTTATCAAGGTTTGCATCTGAAAATTTTCCGTCGTCGAAGGCATTTTTTGCGGCGGCGGTGATATATATTATATAGTCGTCGAGGCGGCGCAGTTGTTTTTTATCGATATATTTGCTGGCGTCGAAGTTTTGCACTTCTGCAGCGATCTTTGTGGAGAATTCTTCGCATGGGAACCTATCGATATTTGTCACACCGCTTTCGCCGGCGAGGAGTTTGTTATAGTATGTATCGACGTCATCGCCGAAGCACGACACTATTCCCATCCCTGTAATGACAACGCGTTTTTTATCATTTCTCATAATATTTCCCATCCTTTTTTGCTAGCCAATGCCTTTAACGGCTTGTCGGGGTTTACAGCAACGGGTTGTCCTGCTATTTCTAGTAGTGGCACATCGATTATGCTGTCTGTATATACTGTGATGTTTTCTTTAGCTATATTTTCTTCGCGGGAAACTTTTTTTACGAAGTCGGCTTTGTCATCGCCTTCCCATATGCATTCTACTCCGCAGAGCTTTCCTTGTTGATCGAGGCCATATGTTGTCGCTCTCCATCGTTTTATTTCCAAGCGTTCTGCTATCTTTCCTACTATGAATG from Waddliaceae bacterium encodes:
- the fabF gene encoding beta-ketoacyl-ACP synthase II; this translates as MRNDKKRVVITGMGIVSCFGDDVDTYYNKLLAGESGVTNIDRFPCEEFSTKIAAEVQNFDASKYIDKKQLRRLDDYIIYITAAAKNAFDDGKFSDANLDKTRCGVIIGSGMGGMKSFEKGVETVVNKGCRRLSPFFVPHIITNMGGAFVAMETGFKGPNYSISTACATANYCITSAANHIRHGDADVMLCGGGEAVITPMGIAGFMACKALSQRNDAPTKASRPWDKGRDGFVAGEGAGVLVLENLEHAQQRGATIYAEYLGGSFSCDAYHMTSPCPDGSGAKLCMKKTLEDAGIAAEDVNYINTHGTSTQAGDMAEIKAMQDVFGARKSLTINSTKSMIGHGLAAAGGFEAIATIKAITTGNIHPTINIEDPEPEIADFNAPQKAEQHDITAAMSNSFGFGGHNSAIILAPYNP